One Paenibacillus sp. FSL H7-0737 DNA segment encodes these proteins:
- the cobS gene encoding adenosylcobinamide-GDP ribazoletransferase codes for MRERRDAAAAAFQFLSRFPVKSDPGFSPELLRRSVLFYPVVGAAIGLCVAAGAALTGWILPAWPAAVITLILWVGLTGGLHLDGWMDSADGLLSYRPRERILEIMKDSRVGAMGVLACVLLLLLKVSLVAALIEGYVYYELPLLLLPAIWSRWYMVRAMVRYPIARGNEGLAASFAGLAPSHERRALAIAALLSLAAAGAPLALGAGLAAWPLHLAAALLLPAAALASGTVAAQRISSRLGGLTGDVYGALNELLEAVLLLVLVLLQHNFM; via the coding sequence ATGAGGGAGCGCAGGGATGCTGCCGCGGCTGCCTTTCAGTTTTTGTCCCGGTTTCCTGTAAAGAGTGACCCTGGATTTTCTCCTGAGCTGCTGCGCCGAAGTGTGCTGTTCTATCCTGTGGTGGGTGCAGCTATCGGACTGTGCGTAGCTGCTGGGGCAGCTTTGACGGGTTGGATTTTACCGGCTTGGCCAGCAGCTGTTATTACCCTCATCTTATGGGTAGGACTTACTGGCGGCCTGCATCTCGATGGTTGGATGGACAGTGCGGATGGTCTGCTAAGCTACCGACCGAGGGAACGGATCCTGGAGATTATGAAGGACAGCCGTGTGGGTGCGATGGGTGTGCTCGCCTGCGTGCTGCTCTTGCTGTTAAAGGTCTCTTTAGTGGCAGCATTAATCGAAGGCTACGTCTATTACGAGCTGCCACTGCTCTTGCTGCCAGCGATCTGGAGCCGCTGGTATATGGTGCGGGCTATGGTGCGTTATCCCATTGCCCGCGGGAACGAGGGGCTGGCTGCGAGCTTCGCCGGCCTCGCTCCCTCGCATGAGCGGCGCGCGCTGGCGATAGCCGCGCTGCTCTCGCTAGCCGCAGCCGGTGCGCCTCTGGCGCTCGGCGCTGGCTTAGCCGCGTGGCCGCTGCATCTGGCGGCAGCGTTACTGCTGCCGGCTGCGGCCTTGGCCAGCGGCACCGTGGCTGCGCAGCGGATTAGCAGCCGGCTCGGCGGGCTCACCGGCGATGTGTACGGCGCGCTGAATGAACTGCTAGAGGCTGTGCTCCTACTAGTATTAGTGCTGCTCCAGCACAATTTCATGTGA
- a CDS encoding YnfA family protein gives MVAAILLFVIAGLAEIGGGYLVWLWLRESRPLWYGLVGSLILISYGIIPTLQKFPSFGRVYAAYGGVFIVLAVLWGWLVDKKTPDVYDWVGAVICVIGVSVILWAPRH, from the coding sequence ATGGTTGCTGCCATTCTACTATTTGTAATTGCTGGCCTTGCTGAGATCGGAGGCGGATATTTAGTATGGTTATGGCTAAGAGAATCAAGACCTCTCTGGTACGGTTTGGTAGGTTCTTTGATTCTGATAAGCTACGGCATTATTCCTACCTTGCAGAAGTTTCCATCCTTCGGAAGAGTGTATGCAGCTTACGGCGGGGTGTTTATCGTGCTCGCTGTGTTATGGGGCTGGCTAGTAGACAAGAAAACACCCGATGTATATGACTGGGTTGGTGCTGTTATTTGTGTGATCGGCGTTTCGGTCATTCTTTGGGCGCCAAGACACTAA
- a CDS encoding methyl-accepting chemotaxis protein, giving the protein MFRFKQSISRRFTRLLFVVLLLTSLLLSTSFYFISTSIFNSYVMPQINQILTAAAQDVYKNINTMHAQQALKKNEQAATNLEFYFQDKRKQHGVETIFLLNLKGKEAEVLSVDHDAKLKPEEIVKVSSAMQQALKGKSGLSDTYKDSHGVHKSAYIGIPGSTMVIGISSDVSFIQEKTDSILWTSAGITLLTLIIGSTGAWFMSMRITRPISKLAAYSARLAEGDFTEELTVKGSDEVAQLSRSFQAMTLRLKEMIGHVLVTSNTVVTDSNSLRERVEVLNEMADHSSTSVVEIGKGSTTIASSALDNSKAMEEINFGIQHIASAATEVTEQISEASAEAIGGNEIAQSAVLQMRHVERASLQSLEQLQVMNERSVMIGEVVHSITEITKQIQMLSLNASIEAARAGEHGRGFAVVAGEVRKLSEQSRNANEQIRDFLLGLQEDMNRSVTEMNHVNSEVASGVGKVAEAGDAFNHLLILIQSINQNIQSVSAATQQISASTEEVSASVEETAQITSRSQESADTLSENSERQRIELEGHAVTVQHLYEQAKKLQEAVQQFKI; this is encoded by the coding sequence ATGTTTCGTTTCAAGCAGTCGATCAGTCGCAGATTTACGCGTTTATTATTTGTAGTTCTATTACTCACGTCTCTTTTGTTAAGTACCAGCTTCTACTTTATATCCACCAGTATTTTCAACAGCTATGTCATGCCACAAATCAATCAAATTCTAACTGCAGCTGCTCAGGACGTATATAAGAATATAAATACAATGCATGCTCAGCAAGCACTAAAGAAGAACGAACAAGCAGCCACCAATCTTGAATTCTATTTCCAGGATAAGAGAAAGCAGCATGGGGTTGAGACTATTTTTCTACTCAATCTAAAAGGCAAGGAAGCTGAGGTTCTGTCTGTAGATCATGATGCAAAATTAAAGCCGGAGGAAATTGTTAAGGTGTCCTCTGCAATGCAGCAAGCTCTTAAAGGAAAGAGCGGACTAAGCGATACATACAAGGACTCGCATGGTGTACATAAGTCAGCTTATATCGGAATTCCCGGAAGTACGATGGTTATCGGAATCAGCAGTGATGTAAGCTTTATTCAAGAAAAAACAGACAGTATTCTGTGGACCAGTGCCGGGATCACTCTGCTAACGCTGATCATAGGCTCAACTGGTGCCTGGTTTATGAGTATGCGGATTACTCGTCCTATCTCAAAGCTTGCAGCTTACAGTGCCCGTCTCGCAGAGGGAGATTTCACAGAGGAATTAACGGTTAAAGGCAGTGATGAGGTAGCTCAACTGTCCAGAAGCTTCCAAGCAATGACCCTGCGCTTAAAAGAAATGATCGGACATGTACTCGTCACCTCAAATACTGTGGTCACCGATTCCAATTCTTTAAGAGAACGTGTTGAGGTCTTAAATGAAATGGCAGACCACTCTAGTACATCTGTTGTAGAAATTGGCAAAGGTAGTACGACCATCGCGAGCAGCGCTCTAGATAATTCAAAAGCTATGGAAGAAATCAATTTCGGCATTCAGCATATTGCTTCAGCAGCCACCGAAGTCACTGAGCAGATCAGTGAAGCTTCCGCTGAAGCCATTGGCGGTAATGAGATTGCCCAAAGTGCCGTTCTGCAAATGCGCCATGTTGAACGTGCCTCCCTGCAGTCGCTGGAGCAATTACAAGTTATGAATGAACGTTCAGTAATGATCGGAGAAGTCGTTCATAGCATTACTGAAATTACGAAGCAAATCCAAATGCTGTCGCTCAATGCTTCGATCGAAGCAGCACGTGCAGGAGAACATGGACGCGGATTTGCCGTGGTTGCCGGAGAAGTACGCAAGCTTTCCGAACAATCCCGTAATGCGAATGAGCAGATTCGTGATTTCCTACTCGGACTTCAGGAAGATATGAATCGCTCCGTTACTGAGATGAACCATGTGAATTCTGAGGTAGCCTCCGGGGTAGGCAAGGTGGCAGAAGCGGGCGATGCCTTCAATCACCTTCTGATTCTGATCCAAAGCATCAATCAGAATATTCAATCCGTATCTGCGGCTACGCAGCAAATCTCAGCAAGTACAGAAGAAGTTAGTGCTTCCGTCGAGGAAACCGCACAAATCACTTCAAGATCCCAAGAAAGTGCGGACACACTATCCGAGAACTCCGAGCGCCAACGTATAGAGCTTGAAGGACATGCAGTAACCGTGCAGCATCTATATGAGCAGGCTAAGAAGCTTCAGGAAGCTGTGCAACAATTTAAGATCTAA
- a CDS encoding queuosine precursor transporter, translating to MFNLMWGVLFVIVNFAFFLLCYRLFGKSGMYAWVGIATVIANIQVAKTIAMPFDIVMTLGNTMYVTLYMTSDLLNEKYGRAEARKAVWFGFFTLLMTTVIMQMVLVFKPQETDIAQSSLETIFGLMPRLALGSLTAYFISQFLDVRLYSWIRKYYSTSSQLWIRSNGSTMVSSFVDTLIFCTIAFAGLYNWSVWFEILLTTYLAKFLLTAVSTPILYIARTFTFAEDGIPSSAHKKE from the coding sequence ATGTTTAATTTGATGTGGGGAGTTTTATTTGTTATTGTCAATTTTGCTTTTTTTCTACTCTGTTACCGCCTGTTCGGCAAAAGTGGAATGTATGCCTGGGTAGGTATCGCTACTGTAATTGCAAACATTCAGGTAGCTAAGACGATTGCTATGCCATTTGATATCGTGATGACACTCGGAAATACGATGTATGTCACTTTGTATATGACCAGCGATTTGCTTAATGAGAAGTACGGAAGAGCAGAAGCACGTAAAGCGGTTTGGTTTGGCTTCTTCACCTTGCTTATGACGACAGTCATTATGCAAATGGTACTAGTATTTAAGCCGCAAGAGACCGATATTGCTCAGTCTTCTTTGGAGACGATCTTTGGTCTGATGCCTCGACTAGCGTTGGGTAGTCTAACTGCTTACTTCATTAGTCAGTTCCTAGACGTTCGGTTGTACTCCTGGATTCGCAAATATTACAGCACCTCAAGTCAGTTGTGGATTCGTTCCAACGGCAGTACGATGGTTAGCTCCTTTGTGGATACACTAATCTTCTGTACCATTGCATTTGCTGGGTTGTATAACTGGAGTGTGTGGTTTGAAATTTTGCTTACAACGTATCTAGCGAAATTCTTACTAACCGCAGTAAGCACACCTATCTTATATATCGCCCGAACTTTTACTTTTGCTGAAGATGGAATACCATCATCCGCTCATAAGAAGGAATAA
- a CDS encoding AMP-binding protein, whose amino-acid sequence MNLVVPILRHAAEQPDSIALTHYQATHTYATLVQAMRRIANGLQQKGLKHDKIAILSTNRIEFVEVFLGAIYAGCVPIPLDPKWSANELRVIIEQCQPTMIFAEPEAAKNLVFKDQAIPTLTFSNERTGSYDQWLKAQKPEAELDETNELLFIGFTSGTTGLPKGYMRTHLSWLKSFEVSSAAFELDAIKDVLAPGPFVHSLSLFAVMQSLYGGANFHITQKFSATQVLELCKQIPGVVLFVVPTMLESMMQQAVPGQTQIDAIISSGAKWSELSKKKGIEVFAGTRLYESYGSSEASYISYLDVLEEHNPNSVGKPYPGVQISIRDEEFREVHTGEIGQLYVRSDMIFLGYHQLPKETAAAFQEGWLVLEDYVYQDEAGYLYLAGRLKNRIISGGLNVYPEEIERVLEHLPEIQEVMVLGVPDDYWGEQLAVLVKWNGAKHLSIDEIKNYCRQYLASYKAPKLLLTVDEFIYTSSGKIARQAMKDYVKRAMV is encoded by the coding sequence ATGAATCTAGTAGTTCCTATACTGCGTCATGCAGCAGAACAGCCCGACAGCATTGCCTTAACCCATTACCAAGCAACTCATACCTATGCAACATTAGTGCAAGCGATGCGGAGAATTGCCAATGGTCTACAGCAAAAGGGCCTTAAGCATGACAAAATCGCTATTTTATCTACAAATCGCATTGAATTTGTCGAGGTTTTCTTGGGGGCTATTTATGCAGGTTGTGTTCCCATTCCTTTAGATCCCAAGTGGAGTGCAAATGAACTGCGGGTTATTATAGAGCAGTGCCAGCCGACAATGATTTTTGCCGAGCCGGAAGCTGCAAAGAATTTGGTCTTCAAGGACCAAGCCATCCCAACGCTGACTTTTTCAAATGAACGAACAGGTTCCTATGATCAGTGGTTGAAGGCTCAGAAGCCAGAAGCTGAATTGGATGAGACGAACGAGTTATTATTTATCGGCTTTACTTCAGGCACAACGGGGCTACCCAAAGGATATATGCGTACCCATTTATCGTGGTTAAAGAGCTTTGAGGTATCGAGTGCTGCCTTTGAATTGGACGCTATAAAGGATGTTTTAGCACCGGGTCCGTTTGTGCATTCGCTGTCCTTGTTCGCTGTAATGCAGAGTCTGTATGGTGGAGCAAACTTTCATATCACGCAAAAATTTAGCGCCACACAGGTGTTAGAGCTGTGCAAGCAGATTCCGGGTGTGGTGTTGTTTGTTGTACCGACAATGCTTGAATCCATGATGCAGCAGGCTGTTCCTGGGCAGACGCAGATTGATGCGATTATTAGCTCAGGTGCAAAGTGGTCGGAGTTGTCCAAAAAAAAGGGCATAGAAGTGTTCGCTGGAACGCGTCTCTATGAATCCTATGGTTCCTCAGAAGCGAGTTATATTAGTTATTTGGATGTTCTGGAAGAGCATAATCCGAACTCTGTAGGCAAGCCCTATCCCGGAGTGCAAATTTCCATTCGTGATGAAGAGTTTCGTGAAGTCCATACGGGGGAGATTGGGCAGTTATATGTGCGAAGTGATATGATATTTCTAGGCTACCATCAATTACCGAAGGAGACCGCAGCAGCTTTTCAAGAGGGATGGCTTGTGTTGGAGGATTATGTTTATCAGGATGAAGCTGGTTATTTATATCTGGCGGGTCGCTTGAAAAATAGAATCATCTCCGGTGGGCTGAACGTTTATCCAGAGGAAATAGAGCGAGTACTGGAGCATCTTCCGGAAATACAAGAAGTAATGGTGCTTGGCGTCCCTGACGATTATTGGGGAGAACAGCTGGCAGTCCTCGTGAAATGGAATGGTGCAAAGCATTTATCTATAGACGAAATAAAGAATTATTGTCGCCAGTATTTAGCAAGTTACAAAGCGCCGAAGCTGCTGCTGACAGTTGATGAGTTTATCTATACAAGCAGTGGAAAAATTGCCCGGCAAGCGATGAAAGACTATGTGAAAAGAGCGATGGTATGA
- a CDS encoding thiolase family protein: MIEAVIIMAKRTPIGRMGGLLSTFEPEALLAPLIQHIVAETNLPVDMIDDVIIGNVVGPGGNIARVAALEAGLPVSVPGVTVDRQCGSGLEAINIAARLIQSGAGEIYLAGGVESTSRAPWKMAKPQTLMGVPQLYTRAHFTPSAYGDPDMGIAAENVARKYGISREEQDQYALKSHQKAVHAQQSGRFQQEIVPLLVEGEWVNTDECPRANTSLDKLRKLPSIFEEKGTVTAGNACPINDGGALLLMMSREKCRQLKLKPILRVVDAQAAGVDPNYLGMGPVPAVQKVLHRQQLTIADLDIVEFNEAFASQVLASLNELQIPQEKVNLGGGALAIGHPYGASGAILMTRLCAEMQHTPYKRGLATLGIGGGLGLATLVEITE, translated from the coding sequence ATGATAGAAGCAGTAATTATTATGGCAAAACGTACACCGATTGGCAGGATGGGCGGCTTATTAAGTACATTTGAGCCGGAAGCATTACTGGCGCCGCTTATTCAGCATATTGTGGCAGAGACGAATCTGCCCGTAGATATGATCGATGATGTGATTATTGGAAATGTGGTCGGTCCGGGTGGAAATATTGCCCGGGTAGCTGCGCTTGAAGCGGGACTGCCTGTTTCGGTTCCGGGCGTTACTGTGGATCGGCAGTGCGGTTCTGGGCTAGAGGCCATTAATATAGCAGCACGGCTTATTCAAAGCGGCGCAGGTGAGATTTATTTAGCGGGCGGCGTTGAGAGCACGAGTCGTGCCCCTTGGAAAATGGCTAAGCCCCAAACCTTGATGGGGGTTCCGCAGCTATATACCCGTGCTCATTTTACACCTAGCGCTTACGGTGATCCGGATATGGGAATTGCTGCGGAAAATGTAGCGCGGAAGTATGGGATTTCGCGAGAAGAGCAGGATCAATATGCCTTGAAAAGCCATCAGAAGGCCGTTCATGCTCAGCAAAGTGGTAGGTTTCAGCAGGAGATTGTACCTCTTCTGGTTGAGGGGGAGTGGGTGAACACCGACGAATGTCCAAGGGCTAATACGAGCCTGGACAAGCTGCGAAAGCTACCTTCAATCTTTGAAGAAAAGGGTACTGTCACCGCTGGAAATGCCTGTCCTATTAATGATGGTGGGGCGCTTCTATTAATGATGTCCCGTGAGAAATGTCGGCAACTCAAGCTTAAACCTATCCTGCGTGTCGTAGATGCGCAAGCAGCAGGTGTAGATCCGAATTATTTAGGTATGGGCCCAGTTCCAGCTGTACAAAAGGTGTTACATCGTCAACAGCTGACCATAGCAGATTTAGATATCGTAGAGTTTAATGAAGCCTTTGCTTCACAAGTTCTAGCCTCACTGAATGAGCTTCAAATCCCACAAGAAAAGGTCAATCTTGGAGGAGGCGCATTAGCCATCGGTCATCCATATGGGGCGTCCGGAGCGATTTTAATGACGCGTTTATGTGCTGAAATGCAGCATACGCCTTATAAAAGGGGACTTGCCACTTTGGGCATTGGCGGCGGGTTGGGGCTGGCAACGCTTGTGGAGATTACGGAATGA
- a CDS encoding FAS1-like dehydratase domain-containing protein translates to MNSVRHRILMTAEWISDYAQSIEAPVQTTNGNLIAPSTMPIIFWQAFDIPWLSKGEPLLHGSQRFSYQAPITAGMTLDCELALTSKVQKDGRQGKLTFYTHTLVCKCEDELIVTAETVLIRVGDDHDEKMHNG, encoded by the coding sequence ATGAACAGTGTCCGACATCGGATTCTTATGACTGCTGAGTGGATATCGGATTACGCACAGAGTATTGAGGCACCCGTGCAGACGACTAATGGCAATCTAATTGCTCCTTCTACGATGCCTATTATTTTCTGGCAGGCCTTTGATATTCCTTGGCTTAGCAAGGGAGAGCCTTTGCTTCACGGCAGTCAGAGATTCTCATATCAAGCTCCGATTACGGCAGGGATGACGTTAGATTGTGAATTAGCATTAACGAGCAAGGTGCAAAAAGATGGCCGGCAGGGCAAGCTGACCTTTTACACACATACGCTGGTTTGTAAATGTGAGGACGAGCTTATAGTCACCGCAGAAACGGTGTTAATTCGGGTAGGTGATGATCATGATGAGAAAATGCATAACGGCTGA
- a CDS encoding MaoC family dehydratase — MMRKCITAEAIQQYAAASQDLAAIHLDEDAAAEAGFKRPIAHGMYLMGLAQSLYIEAHQAQWITQYDMKFHKPIEVDNVVIFDFSEDDCMVKVTLTTEAGNVIASGAFSVKEV; from the coding sequence ATGATGAGAAAATGCATAACGGCTGAGGCCATCCAGCAATATGCAGCAGCTTCCCAAGATCTGGCCGCTATTCATCTAGATGAGGATGCTGCAGCTGAGGCTGGATTTAAGCGGCCCATTGCGCATGGGATGTATCTAATGGGATTAGCCCAATCCTTATATATCGAGGCGCATCAGGCACAGTGGATCACTCAATATGATATGAAATTTCATAAGCCTATAGAGGTCGATAATGTCGTGATTTTTGATTTTTCGGAGGATGACTGCATGGTTAAAGTGACCCTTACAACAGAAGCTGGCAATGTTATTGCTTCGGGAGCTTTTTCAGTGAAAGAGGTGTAG
- a CDS encoding SDR family NAD(P)-dependent oxidoreductase codes for MNKVALITGATRGIGRSIAVQLGKSGYIVVVNGTKQVLIDEVVHEIRQAGGEASGYSANVADPVAVTAMVDEVITRYGRIEVLIANAGNLQDQKCLRMTDEEWKAVLDVHLNGTYYSIQRVLPYMRQTGGDILLMTSTAGLTGSVGQVNYSAAKAGILGMTWTLAAELKRDGIRVNAISPAALTDMTRPVINHLKAKHASLNEPFPDFWKIGGPENIASFVTALLSESDADLTGEIFAVNGSKVTKWEKPAPAFSENSIGAFFATWHRQKGSE; via the coding sequence ATGAACAAAGTAGCCTTAATTACTGGAGCAACCAGAGGGATCGGGCGTAGTATTGCCGTGCAGCTCGGCAAGTCCGGTTATATAGTAGTTGTAAATGGTACAAAACAAGTCTTAATCGATGAGGTTGTCCACGAGATTCGTCAGGCGGGTGGTGAGGCATCAGGATACTCTGCTAATGTAGCAGATCCAGTTGCGGTCACTGCAATGGTGGATGAGGTTATTACACGGTATGGCCGTATTGAGGTATTGATAGCTAACGCTGGCAATTTGCAGGATCAGAAATGTCTACGGATGACGGATGAAGAGTGGAAGGCTGTGCTGGATGTGCATCTAAATGGCACCTACTATAGCATTCAACGCGTACTTCCATATATGCGCCAGACAGGTGGCGATATCCTGTTGATGACCTCTACGGCTGGACTAACAGGTTCTGTGGGTCAGGTGAATTATAGTGCAGCCAAAGCTGGAATACTTGGAATGACGTGGACACTCGCAGCGGAGCTGAAACGTGATGGAATTAGGGTCAATGCGATTTCACCAGCCGCTTTAACAGATATGACCAGACCTGTCATTAATCATTTGAAAGCGAAACATGCCAGTCTTAATGAACCGTTCCCAGACTTTTGGAAAATAGGTGGCCCGGAGAATATTGCTTCCTTTGTGACTGCATTATTGAGTGAGTCTGACGCGGATTTAACCGGTGAAATCTTTGCTGTGAATGGATCAAAAGTGACGAAATGGGAGAAGCCTGCACCTGCATTTTCCGAGAACAGCATTGGGGCATTTTTCGCTACTTGGCATCGTCAAAAGGGGAGTGAATAA